The following proteins are encoded in a genomic region of Bacillus sp. FJAT-22090:
- a CDS encoding LysR family transcriptional regulator, whose product MEIKQLITFKTAAENLNFTQTAKILNFAQSSVTAQIKSLEGEIGKPLFERLGKRLILTEAGQQFKLYAEKMIILSEEAVMIANGEDESVGTLTIGAQESQCTYRLPPILKEFKAKFPKVKLVFRPANSDEMARRQLMEGILDVAFIMDTSRPEESLRVEKLIEEELKMVTSPNNAKNVLSLSDLKHETLLFTEAGCSYRRILEDSLNSKGVYPLDKIEFGSIEAIKQCVLAGLGVALLPEMVVEKDIKEGRMKELPWNTSTSPLFTQVAWHKDKRITPPLEEFINLTRKTFLSK is encoded by the coding sequence ATGGAAATCAAACAATTGATTACTTTTAAAACTGCAGCAGAAAATTTGAATTTTACACAGACAGCAAAAATTTTAAATTTTGCACAATCAAGTGTAACAGCCCAAATAAAATCTCTTGAGGGTGAAATAGGTAAGCCATTATTTGAGCGTTTAGGAAAACGGTTAATTTTGACTGAAGCCGGGCAGCAGTTTAAATTATATGCTGAAAAGATGATCATACTAAGTGAAGAAGCAGTAATGATAGCAAATGGAGAAGATGAATCAGTAGGTACTCTTACAATAGGGGCACAGGAAAGCCAGTGTACATACCGATTACCTCCAATTCTCAAAGAGTTCAAGGCTAAATTCCCAAAAGTTAAGCTTGTTTTTAGACCCGCAAATTCTGACGAGATGGCAAGAAGGCAGTTAATGGAAGGTATTTTAGATGTTGCTTTTATTATGGACACAAGTAGGCCAGAAGAATCTTTAAGAGTAGAGAAGCTTATCGAGGAGGAGTTGAAAATGGTGACCTCACCAAACAATGCAAAAAATGTGCTATCGTTATCAGATCTTAAGCATGAAACACTTTTGTTTACAGAAGCTGGTTGTTCATATCGAAGAATATTGGAAGACTCTTTAAACTCAAAAGGAGTATATCCGTTAGATAAAATAGAATTTGGTAGCATAGAAGCAATTAAACAATGTGTATTAGCAGGACTAGGCGTGGCACTATTACCGGAGATGGTAGTTGAAAAAGACATTAAAGAGGGAAGAATGAAGGAATTACCATGGAATACTTCTACATCTCCACTTTTTACGCAGGTTGCTTGGCACAAGGATAAACGCATTACACCTCCTTTGGAGGAATTTATTAATTTAACTCGTAAGACATTTTTATCTAAATGA
- a CDS encoding GNAT family N-acetyltransferase, protein MQLYFYDDSFNHLIEQYKLTEEQLRFTGTPNECIKLSNEDLNRHSILALENDKLVTFFVLHRNDGVKPYTDNDKSILIRAFSTDYRHQGKGYAKKALMLLPDFVKKNFRDINEIVLAVNLKNEVAQGLYKKCGYIDEGARKMGKKGELIIMSYHL, encoded by the coding sequence ATGCAACTATATTTTTATGATGATAGCTTCAATCATTTAATTGAACAATATAAATTAACTGAAGAACAACTCCGATTTACAGGTACACCTAATGAATGTATTAAACTTTCTAATGAGGATTTAAATCGTCATTCAATTTTAGCTTTAGAAAATGATAAGCTCGTTACTTTCTTTGTACTACATAGAAATGATGGTGTAAAACCATACACCGATAATGATAAATCAATTTTAATAAGAGCTTTTTCAACAGATTATCGTCATCAAGGTAAGGGATATGCCAAAAAAGCTTTAATGCTACTACCTGATTTTGTGAAGAAAAATTTTAGAGATATTAATGAAATTGTATTGGCCGTGAATTTAAAGAATGAAGTCGCACAAGGATTATACAAGAAGTGTGGATATATTGATGAAGGTGCAAGAAAGATGGGGAAAAAAGGAGAACTTATAATTATGAGTTATCATTTATAA
- a CDS encoding MFS transporter produces MKFNRNFSLLLIGQSLANIGDVLYIVSVISTIFVLTGSAIAASFVPFTIASSMFISSLLTPLLVEKLNLKWLLAGSQIAKTILLFILGFMLIGLTAANYYFIFLIIGLIAFFDGCANPIRQTLTPYYVKPEHLIQANGISETITQVIQAGMWFVGSSLLIIMSSQQLIWLVGCLFVIASILLCLLERVNNLETTELKGKLEKIKEGWKTLSNTPVLRRIAWIEFLEKIAGTVWIAAILYVFVNDALNVDEKWWGFINGAFFLGLILGSVYCIKFSSFVEKKLGTFIFVGSFASFLFTLLFSLNSIPIISLLLSLCVGLFGQIKYIPQQTVIQTSVSKEQLSTVYTSLGAIGTGIFGVGSLVMGVLADLLGIRIVFVISGLLLAIVSTIAHKNKHLFVRNVMEQ; encoded by the coding sequence ATGAAATTTAATAGAAATTTTTCTTTATTACTAATAGGTCAGTCACTCGCTAATATAGGCGATGTATTATATATAGTCAGTGTTATAAGTACAATTTTTGTATTAACAGGTTCTGCAATTGCAGCATCGTTTGTGCCATTTACGATCGCTTCTTCTATGTTTATATCCAGTCTGCTGACACCTCTTTTGGTTGAAAAATTAAATCTTAAATGGTTACTTGCTGGGTCACAAATTGCAAAAACGATTTTACTCTTTATTCTAGGGTTTATGTTAATTGGTTTAACAGCAGCTAATTATTATTTTATCTTTTTAATAATAGGATTGATTGCTTTTTTTGACGGATGTGCAAATCCAATAAGACAGACATTGACTCCATACTATGTTAAACCTGAACATCTTATTCAAGCTAATGGAATTTCGGAAACTATTACGCAGGTCATCCAAGCAGGTATGTGGTTCGTAGGAAGTTCATTGCTAATTATTATGAGTTCTCAACAACTTATTTGGTTAGTTGGATGTTTATTTGTAATTGCAAGCATATTACTTTGCCTTTTAGAAAGAGTAAACAACCTTGAAACAACCGAGCTAAAAGGGAAACTAGAAAAGATTAAAGAAGGTTGGAAAACTTTATCTAACACTCCGGTATTAAGAAGGATTGCTTGGATAGAATTTTTGGAAAAAATTGCAGGAACGGTTTGGATAGCTGCTATTTTATATGTGTTTGTAAACGATGCATTGAACGTTGATGAAAAATGGTGGGGATTTATCAATGGAGCTTTCTTTTTAGGTCTGATTTTAGGAAGTGTTTATTGTATTAAATTTTCTTCTTTTGTTGAAAAGAAATTAGGAACCTTTATTTTTGTCGGTTCATTCGCAAGTTTCTTATTCACATTATTATTTAGCCTAAACAGCATTCCAATCATTTCCTTACTTTTATCGCTCTGTGTAGGACTTTTTGGACAAATAAAATACATTCCTCAACAAACGGTAATACAAACTAGTGTTTCAAAAGAACAGTTGTCAACTGTTTATACCTCATTAGGTGCTATCGGAACTGGGATTTTTGGCGTTGGCTCTCTTGTTATGGGAGTATTAGCAGATTTGTTAGGAATTAGAATTGTATTCGTCATTTCGGGGCTATTACTTGCGATAGTAAGTACAATTGCTCATAAAAATAAGCACTTGTTTGTTAGAAATGTTATGGAACAATAA
- a CDS encoding GNAT family N-acetyltransferase, whose product MFIHKIDEDVSLKLIELNDAERIFELTDKSRNYLREWLPWLDFTTRVEDSKEFIQNSLKSYAENKSINTVILFKGKIVGVAAFNSINWSNKTAYIGYWLSEEYQGKGIMTKVAKALTDYAFSHLNLNKVEIRAALENKKSRSIPERLGFVNEGSIRQAEWLYDHFVDHIVYGLLADEWNKNR is encoded by the coding sequence ATGTTTATACATAAAATTGATGAAGATGTATCTTTAAAATTAATTGAATTGAATGATGCTGAAAGAATTTTTGAACTTACCGATAAATCAAGAAACTATTTAAGAGAGTGGCTACCTTGGCTTGACTTCACTACAAGAGTCGAGGATTCAAAAGAGTTTATCCAAAACAGTTTAAAAAGTTATGCTGAGAATAAAAGTATAAATACCGTTATTTTATTCAAAGGGAAAATCGTTGGTGTGGCAGCCTTCAACAGTATTAACTGGTCAAACAAAACAGCATATATAGGCTATTGGCTTAGTGAAGAATATCAAGGAAAAGGAATTATGACCAAAGTTGCTAAGGCATTAACTGATTATGCGTTTAGCCATCTAAACTTAAATAAGGTAGAAATTAGGGCAGCTTTAGAGAATAAAAAAAGTAGAAGCATTCCCGAAAGATTAGGTTTTGTAAATGAAGGAAGTATCAGGCAAGCAGAATGGTTATATGACCATTTTGTTGACCACATCGTTTATGGATTGTTAGCAGATGAATGGAATAAAAATAGATAA
- a CDS encoding ketoacyl-ACP synthase III: MIGARITAIGTYVPEKRLTNFELEQLVETNNEWIIQRTGIHERRISLSEEFTSNLCISAVKDLMRRYNKKVEDVDMIIVATSTPDFPFPSVSSIIQNQLNISQTGAIDLNAACAGFVYALHTAHSLISSGLHKKILVLGADTISKITDYTDRSTCILFGDGAGAVLVERDEQSKSFIGFHLGSDGRGAQHVYRSGLSKMVNGIELIDTQYLVQNGREVFRWVARNVPTNIRELLEKSQMSLDQVDWFIPHSANLRLIEPICEKLEYPMEKTLYSLVNFGNTSAATIPLALDLGIREGKVKNGDRVLMYGFGSGLVHAGQLLEINFDEQINTPTPL, translated from the coding sequence ATGATAGGTGCGAGAATAACAGCTATTGGGACATATGTACCTGAAAAGAGATTAACAAATTTTGAACTTGAGCAATTGGTCGAAACAAATAATGAGTGGATTATTCAAAGAACAGGAATTCATGAACGTAGAATTAGCCTTTCCGAAGAATTTACAAGCAATTTATGTATATCTGCTGTAAAGGATTTAATGCGCAGATATAATAAAAAAGTTGAAGATGTAGATATGATTATTGTAGCAACAAGCACACCAGACTTTCCTTTTCCATCTGTCTCAAGTATCATACAAAACCAATTAAATATATCTCAAACAGGTGCTATCGATTTAAATGCAGCATGTGCAGGATTTGTTTATGCCTTGCATACAGCACACAGTTTAATTTCTTCTGGGCTCCACAAAAAGATATTAGTGCTTGGAGCAGATACAATCTCAAAAATTACAGATTATACCGATAGAAGCACATGTATTTTATTTGGTGATGGGGCTGGTGCGGTATTAGTTGAAAGAGATGAACAATCAAAAAGTTTTATTGGATTCCATCTAGGAAGCGATGGGAGAGGAGCACAACATGTATATCGTTCAGGACTATCAAAAATGGTCAATGGAATTGAGTTAATCGATACTCAATATCTTGTACAAAATGGTAGAGAAGTTTTTCGATGGGTTGCAAGGAATGTTCCCACCAACATAAGAGAGCTTTTAGAAAAATCACAAATGAGTTTAGATCAAGTTGATTGGTTTATACCTCATAGTGCTAATTTAAGATTGATAGAGCCAATTTGTGAAAAATTAGAATACCCAATGGAAAAAACCCTTTATAGCTTAGTGAACTTTGGAAATACCTCTGCTGCTACAATTCCTTTAGCTCTTGATCTTGGAATCCGTGAGGGAAAAGTCAAAAATGGAGATCGAGTTCTCATGTACGGTTTTGGATCTGGTTTGGTTCACGCTGGACAACTTTTAGAAATAAACTTTGACGAGCAAATTAATACTCCAACTCCACTGTAA
- a CDS encoding DUF3139 domain-containing protein, with the protein MKKFLIIGLVILFLVPIYIVQTKKRSYENKIEHFLTEEMSYVKEDIQSIEGKWHLAGLPSYWVNVIFSDEPNIVYIYFAHDNVRIGQYDYNSIDSTILSTDKLKHYEPYE; encoded by the coding sequence ATGAAAAAATTTCTAATAATTGGGTTGGTAATTTTATTTCTTGTTCCGATTTATATTGTACAAACAAAAAAACGCTCGTACGAAAATAAAATTGAACACTTCCTGACAGAAGAGATGTCATACGTTAAGGAAGATATACAGTCCATTGAAGGTAAATGGCATCTTGCAGGGTTGCCAAGTTATTGGGTTAACGTCATTTTTTCAGATGAACCAAATATTGTGTATATTTATTTTGCTCACGATAATGTACGGATTGGACAGTATGATTATAATTCAATAGATTCTACGATTCTTTCAACAGATAAATTAAAGCATTACGAGCCATACGAATGA
- a CDS encoding flavodoxin family protein — translation MTIAIIYGGTRQNGNTDILTEHVIHGIDTEKIYLRDYNILPIIDMRHSENGFQDRNDDYNLIINRILQHDILIFSTPIYWYSMSGIMKNFIDRWSQTLKDSKYPNFKDNMARKKAFVIAVGGDEPFIKGLPMIQQFKYIFDFIGIEFTGYILGNGNKPEDIYQDAEALLTAEELRKKLI, via the coding sequence ATGACCATCGCGATAATTTATGGGGGAACTAGACAAAATGGAAATACAGATATACTGACAGAACATGTAATTCACGGCATAGATACAGAGAAAATATACTTAAGGGATTATAATATCCTGCCAATTATAGACATGAGACATTCCGAAAATGGATTTCAAGATAGAAATGATGATTATAATTTAATTATAAATCGTATTCTGCAGCATGATATCTTAATATTTTCTACTCCAATTTATTGGTACAGCATGTCAGGAATTATGAAAAACTTTATTGATAGATGGTCCCAGACTTTAAAAGACTCTAAATATCCTAATTTCAAAGATAATATGGCAAGAAAAAAAGCATTTGTGATTGCAGTCGGAGGAGATGAACCATTCATAAAAGGACTGCCTATGATTCAACAGTTTAAGTATATTTTTGATTTTATAGGAATCGAATTTACGGGGTATATTCTTGGAAATGGGAACAAACCCGAAGACATCTATCAAGATGCAGAAGCATTATTAACTGCGGAGGAACTACGGAAAAAATTAATTTAA
- a CDS encoding GNAT family N-acetyltransferase — MIIREYTDTDEKGWVRCRTLSFLNTAYFDNVLNKKESYENPAIELVAELNGQIVGLIDVEYEKEEKTVCSRGEGLGGMIWHIAVHPDYYRQGIGEKLLQEAEKRAISLGLNRFEAWTRDDRWVQNWYEKMLFNKEDSYYHIYFEGNEMKNRIQSTIPKLYLVNSFTHYVGEEIEQFKTSNQRIHECVCYEKYLNII, encoded by the coding sequence TTGATTATTCGTGAATATACAGATACTGATGAAAAAGGTTGGGTACGATGTAGAACGCTATCATTCTTAAATACAGCTTATTTTGATAATGTTCTAAATAAAAAGGAAAGCTATGAAAATCCTGCAATCGAACTAGTTGCAGAATTAAACGGACAAATTGTTGGTCTCATTGATGTAGAGTATGAAAAGGAAGAAAAGACAGTTTGTTCAAGAGGAGAAGGTTTAGGAGGAATGATTTGGCATATTGCAGTTCATCCAGATTATTATCGACAAGGAATTGGCGAGAAACTTCTTCAAGAAGCGGAAAAGCGAGCAATCAGTTTAGGTTTAAATCGTTTTGAAGCGTGGACTAGAGACGACCGTTGGGTACAGAACTGGTATGAAAAAATGTTGTTTAATAAGGAAGATTCATACTACCATATTTACTTTGAAGGAAATGAAATGAAAAATAGAATTCAAAGTACCATTCCTAAACTCTACTTAGTCAATTCATTCACACATTACGTAGGAGAAGAGATTGAGCAATTTAAAACATCCAATCAACGAATTCATGAATGTGTTTGCTATGAAAAATATTTGAATATTATATAG
- a CDS encoding MFS transporter: MPAVIYVLAFAIFSMTTSEFMVAGMMPELAEAFSVSISSIGFLITAFAASMVLGGPILTAILLKIRSKQAILVLIIVFFIGQTLGALSWNYEVMMVARIITGTASSATFGIAISLSASLVGSELRGRAVSVVLAGLMISMVVGLPVTTFISQELGWRVSFWAVALLVFVAGIIILSKLPSSPAPGPILFKKELEPFRNRHLWAAYVTSTLIIGGTFAGFSFFTSIFTDISGFSESSVPLLLSLYGGATVIGNILIGRYADRFTMRILFVGLMILFAAMMLFAIGAETKWIAIIAILLIGLTGVSLNPAMATRVMKTAGSGTMINTVHSSFITLGVVIGSSLGGVAISGGYGLHSPLWIGAILAALGLLSLLPYSNLQVTETKRKN, translated from the coding sequence ATGCCAGCAGTTATATATGTATTGGCTTTTGCAATTTTTTCAATGACAACATCTGAGTTTATGGTGGCTGGTATGATGCCTGAGTTAGCAGAAGCTTTTAGTGTATCCATATCCAGCATTGGTTTTCTAATAACTGCGTTTGCAGCGTCAATGGTCCTAGGAGGACCGATTTTAACAGCTATATTGCTTAAAATCCGTAGCAAACAAGCGATTCTAGTTCTTATAATTGTTTTTTTTATTGGTCAGACACTTGGCGCGCTTTCTTGGAACTACGAAGTGATGATGGTTGCTCGTATTATTACAGGGACCGCATCTTCCGCAACCTTTGGCATTGCCATTTCGCTTTCTGCATCGTTAGTTGGCTCTGAATTAAGAGGAAGAGCCGTATCAGTGGTTCTTGCAGGATTAATGATTTCCATGGTTGTAGGGCTGCCTGTAACGACCTTCATTTCTCAAGAATTGGGCTGGCGCGTCAGTTTTTGGGCGGTTGCATTGCTAGTATTTGTAGCAGGCATTATCATTTTATCGAAATTGCCTTCCTCTCCAGCACCCGGCCCTATCCTGTTTAAGAAAGAGTTGGAGCCATTTCGCAATCGCCATCTATGGGCGGCCTATGTAACTAGTACGCTTATCATCGGCGGCACTTTCGCTGGCTTTAGTTTTTTCACTTCCATATTTACGGACATATCTGGATTTTCTGAATCAAGCGTTCCTCTTTTGCTTTCCCTATATGGCGGCGCTACTGTGATTGGAAATATTCTTATTGGACGCTATGCCGATCGTTTTACAATGAGAATACTTTTTGTGGGACTCATGATTTTATTCGCGGCAATGATGTTATTTGCAATTGGCGCCGAAACCAAATGGATTGCCATTATTGCTATTCTATTGATTGGCTTGACTGGGGTTTCATTGAATCCAGCCATGGCTACACGAGTGATGAAAACCGCAGGTAGCGGGACAATGATTAACACCGTCCACTCATCTTTTATTACTCTTGGGGTAGTCATTGGTTCCTCATTAGGAGGAGTAGCCATCAGTGGGGGTTATGGCCTTCACTCACCTTTATGGATTGGCGCCATATTAGCCGCATTAGGTCTGCTATCCTTACTGCCCTATTCTAATTTACAGGTTACTGAAACGAAAAGGAAAAATTAG
- a CDS encoding GNAT family N-acetyltransferase: protein MLFKHDTENRVTVVNEPPYDDAPRIFVGATNLGSVVRYSNTLDESLIEKLEQVIGTDPGANLGEVINVLSIYRPLSNLWIGLAYVFPNERDTAHTQGIQVSHENKELLKSNFPYTFEDFEYKQPCFVIVEDNIPVSICCSARKTTKADEASVFTHEDYRGRGYGIDVTNAWAAAVQKQGRIALYSTSWDNYASQSVAKKLKLLQFGTDIHMS, encoded by the coding sequence ATGTTATTTAAACACGATACTGAAAATCGAGTAACAGTCGTAAATGAACCACCGTATGATGATGCACCTAGAATTTTCGTTGGTGCCACCAACCTAGGAAGTGTTGTAAGGTATTCAAATACGCTGGATGAGAGTCTTATAGAGAAGTTAGAACAGGTTATAGGTACAGATCCTGGTGCTAATCTAGGAGAAGTAATCAATGTTTTAAGCATATACCGTCCATTAAGTAATTTATGGATTGGACTTGCGTATGTGTTTCCTAATGAAAGGGACACGGCTCATACACAAGGAATACAAGTATCTCATGAAAATAAAGAACTTTTAAAGTCTAATTTTCCATATACATTTGAGGATTTTGAGTATAAGCAACCTTGTTTTGTAATAGTTGAAGACAATATTCCTGTTTCGATTTGTTGTAGTGCAAGGAAGACTACAAAAGCAGACGAAGCAAGTGTTTTCACACATGAAGATTACCGTGGAAGAGGATACGGTATAGATGTTACAAATGCTTGGGCAGCAGCAGTACAAAAACAAGGACGAATTGCTCTATATAGTACTTCGTGGGATAATTACGCATCCCAATCTGTGGCAAAAAAACTAAAATTGCTTCAATTTGGAACAGACATTCACATGAGTTAA
- a CDS encoding TetR/AcrR family transcriptional regulator yields MSKRGRPRDFKYDNIIDAAMKTFWKNGYEACSTQDLCKDTGLGKGSLYNTFGSKHELFRQVLERYQANGIRDQLALLQGPISVKTRLHSLLAWAMTEDFEQADQNGCLLINVSLERPQDQMVEGFVSKHVEKLREALVSVMEEGLQTKEISKGSSAEELASLFLSSYYGLRVLNASMKNRDLSNQIATGVIESIFSI; encoded by the coding sequence ATGAGCAAACGGGGTAGGCCAAGAGACTTTAAATACGACAACATTATCGATGCAGCTATGAAGACATTTTGGAAAAATGGATATGAAGCATGCTCCACACAAGACCTGTGCAAGGATACTGGTCTTGGCAAAGGCAGTTTATACAATACGTTTGGAAGTAAGCATGAACTGTTTAGACAAGTGTTGGAGCGGTATCAAGCCAATGGAATTCGAGACCAATTAGCCTTGCTACAAGGACCGATATCTGTGAAGACACGTTTGCACAGCCTTTTAGCGTGGGCGATGACCGAGGATTTTGAACAAGCTGATCAGAACGGATGCTTGCTGATTAATGTGAGTTTAGAACGACCACAAGACCAGATGGTAGAGGGTTTCGTAAGCAAACATGTTGAAAAGCTGAGAGAAGCTCTCGTTAGCGTAATGGAAGAAGGCCTTCAAACGAAGGAAATTTCTAAAGGCAGTTCAGCTGAGGAGCTGGCAAGCCTGTTTTTGAGCAGTTATTATGGATTGCGTGTGCTGAATGCTTCTATGAAAAATCGAGACCTGTCGAATCAAATAGCCACTGGAGTAATTGAGTCTATCTTTAGCATCTAG
- a CDS encoding YybH family protein yields the protein MTEGFFRVQDVLENYKTAVYEKDVEKFLSMYAPEMHIYDCWGDWESKGIPSWKKSIVEWFNGLSEDGVLLKVDFNDLVVEENSYLAFVHCAVTFAAHQEESGEKLRQMTNRFTYGLKKVNESWVIAHEHSSLPINMETGKGIFNLK from the coding sequence ATGACGGAGGGTTTTTTCAGAGTTCAAGATGTACTTGAAAATTACAAAACAGCAGTTTACGAAAAAGATGTTGAAAAATTCTTATCCATGTATGCTCCCGAAATGCATATTTATGATTGCTGGGGGGACTGGGAGAGCAAGGGAATTCCTTCATGGAAGAAAAGTATAGTAGAGTGGTTTAATGGATTGAGTGAGGATGGTGTTTTACTTAAAGTTGATTTTAATGACCTAGTAGTTGAAGAAAATTCATATCTCGCATTTGTACATTGTGCTGTAACATTTGCCGCTCACCAAGAAGAATCTGGTGAGAAACTTCGTCAAATGACAAATCGGTTCACATATGGTTTAAAAAAAGTGAATGAATCTTGGGTCATAGCTCATGAACATTCATCATTGCCTATAAATATGGAAACTGGTAAGGGAATTTTTAACTTGAAGTAA
- a CDS encoding MFS transporter: MIRNIKNWKDPILLLSSIGISNIGDFIYLVAINIIVFQFTGSATAVAGLWIIGPLTNIVTKFWTGSFIDYRSKRKVMVVTYLIRAIFIFLIPFAPNMAVIYGSLVVLSVAKAFFNPSSMTYVAILVPKEKRKRFNSIHSFASSGAFIVGPAIGGSLILLISVEATLWLNSIFFLISAVLLLFLPEKENIDKETIPTLTIAQVIRDFSVVRKFMQKNKYVSFVYLGFIMIMIFSFAMDAQEIVFTQQVVGLTEFDYSLLISITGIGSVVGAFLLSIFSNKISLRYMITIGLIMMTFGYVIYAFSWSFTSIVVGFVILGFFNVFLNAGIMTFYQNNVPIDVMGRVTSIYQLIQSAIQVIFILVFGVVADLVSLRFTIVTLSLVMLLSSFIFSISVLKPNKKSFYREEGLKEG, translated from the coding sequence ATGATAAGAAACATAAAAAATTGGAAAGACCCAATATTGTTATTGTCTTCGATTGGAATTTCAAATATCGGCGACTTCATTTACTTAGTTGCGATTAATATTATTGTATTTCAATTTACAGGTTCAGCAACGGCAGTCGCTGGTCTTTGGATCATCGGACCATTAACGAATATTGTAACTAAATTTTGGACTGGTAGTTTTATTGATTATCGGAGTAAGAGAAAAGTAATGGTAGTAACGTACTTAATAAGAGCCATCTTCATCTTCTTGATTCCATTTGCACCAAACATGGCAGTTATTTATGGAAGTTTGGTTGTCCTAAGTGTGGCAAAAGCATTTTTTAATCCATCTTCAATGACGTATGTTGCTATTCTTGTTCCAAAAGAAAAAAGAAAACGCTTTAACTCGATTCATTCATTTGCGAGTTCTGGAGCATTTATAGTCGGACCCGCAATTGGTGGATCACTTATATTATTAATATCTGTTGAAGCAACATTATGGCTTAATTCAATATTCTTTTTGATTTCAGCAGTTTTATTATTATTTCTTCCTGAAAAAGAAAACATTGATAAAGAAACGATTCCGACATTGACTATTGCACAAGTGATTCGAGACTTTTCGGTCGTACGGAAATTCATGCAAAAGAATAAATATGTATCTTTTGTGTATCTTGGTTTTATTATGATTATGATTTTTTCTTTTGCCATGGATGCACAGGAAATCGTCTTTACTCAACAAGTAGTAGGTCTTACCGAATTTGATTATAGCTTATTGATTAGTATAACTGGAATTGGTTCTGTTGTAGGAGCTTTTTTATTGTCGATATTTTCAAATAAGATTTCACTTAGATATATGATCACTATTGGTTTAATCATGATGACGTTTGGCTATGTCATCTATGCATTTTCATGGTCTTTTACATCGATTGTTGTTGGTTTTGTAATCTTAGGTTTCTTTAATGTGTTTTTAAATGCAGGAATCATGACCTTCTATCAAAACAACGTTCCTATTGATGTAATGGGAAGGGTTACTAGCATTTATCAGTTAATCCAAAGTGCTATTCAAGTAATATTTATTTTAGTTTTTGGCGTTGTGGCAGATCTTGTTTCCTTACGATTTACAATCGTCACTTTATCACTTGTCATGTTGCTTTCATCTTTTATTTTTTCTATTTCAGTATTAAAGCCAAATAAAAAGAGCTTTTATCGAGAAGAAGGTCTAAAAGAAGGGTAA
- a CDS encoding DMT family transporter: MSYQTKANIMMVVVNIFWGLSYVFMKMGLMSLQTFNIISLRFLIAFLIAGILFYKRLMKVTKQAFISSFMLGAVLFGVFTFITFGVSKTTASNAGFLVSLTVIFVPLINCILIKRLPSCQLLVGLVFTLTGIGLLTLKQPFSINIGDLLCIIGAFCYAIHIILTGKLTKQDDPMTLGILQLGFAGLMGLICSVILENPSLPFTLNSWIAILGLGILCSAVGFICQSIAQKYTTPTHIGLIFALEPIFAALFAVLFIGELFILSDVIGCCIVILGIFIAQIDMTSISKKMNIVKNWVK; this comes from the coding sequence ATGAGTTATCAAACAAAAGCTAATATTATGATGGTAGTCGTAAATATTTTTTGGGGATTATCTTATGTTTTTATGAAAATGGGGCTTATGTCTCTTCAGACTTTCAACATCATTTCTCTTAGATTTTTAATTGCTTTTTTAATTGCAGGAATTCTATTTTATAAACGGCTAATGAAGGTCACTAAACAAGCGTTTATTTCCTCATTTATGTTAGGAGCTGTATTGTTCGGAGTTTTTACATTCATTACATTTGGTGTGAGTAAGACTACCGCATCTAATGCTGGATTTCTTGTAAGTCTTACCGTTATTTTTGTACCGTTAATTAATTGTATATTAATTAAACGTTTACCGTCTTGTCAACTTCTTGTCGGTTTAGTATTTACTCTGACTGGTATTGGGTTATTGACATTAAAGCAACCATTCAGTATAAATATTGGAGACCTTTTATGTATAATCGGTGCATTTTGTTATGCAATACACATAATTTTAACAGGAAAACTAACTAAGCAAGATGATCCCATGACTCTTGGTATCTTACAATTAGGCTTTGCTGGGCTTATGGGATTGATTTGTAGTGTCATCTTAGAAAATCCTTCTCTACCATTTACATTAAACTCTTGGATTGCAATCTTAGGACTAGGAATACTTTGTAGTGCTGTAGGATTTATTTGTCAAAGTATAGCTCAAAAATACACAACTCCAACACATATTGGATTAATTTTTGCTCTGGAACCGATCTTTGCTGCTTTGTTTGCTGTTCTTTTTATAGGGGAGCTTTTTATCCTTAGTGATGTTATTGGTTGTTGTATCGTTATTCTTGGCATTTTTATAGCTCAGATTGATATGACATCAATATCTAAAAAAATGAATATAGTTAAAAATTGGGTTAAATAA